In the genome of Actinomycetota bacterium, one region contains:
- the asnB gene encoding asparagine synthase (glutamine-hydrolyzing) produces the protein MCGISGIAGPGLEQGRIDAMVAALAHRGPDDTGTYLDPSGAAGFGHNRLSIIDLSPAGHGPMPSADRSVWINFNGEVYNYVELRAELSDYPYTSRTDTEVVLAAYLRWGEACLDRLVGMFAFAIWDERSRTLFAARDRFGVKPFHYAVEPDGTLLYASEIKALHAAGVPARPDQASWATYLTFGLSDHGERTFWDGVRSLPPGHALRWKDGRLTVWRWYDLAERSGLEIDRRDEHVVADEYLELLRESVRLRFRSDVPVGINLSGGVDSSTLLGLVQQVQGADSDVAAFTFVTGDDRYDELPWVERMLERTRHPSVVCRLDPGAVPELARSVMVAEDEPFGGMPTIAYALLFEEARARGVTVLLDGQGLDEQWAGYEYYGQLSDGPGASGQDGSGRRDGHATGPVQAGGDRALRPGCATEEFQALARSVEPPTPFPDAMRNRQYLDATIAKIPRALRFNDRVSMRVSRELREPFLDHRLFELAMRQPADRKVRNGTHKALLRDIAARLVPAGVAEAPKRPVQTPQREWLRGPLRDWAGQFIDVALAAYGGAWLDADGVREAWRAYAAGEERSSFHVWQWVSLGLWHDAVLVPRARQAVPS, from the coding sequence CGGTTTCGGGCACAACCGGCTGTCGATCATCGACCTGTCGCCGGCCGGGCACGGCCCCATGCCTTCGGCCGACCGTTCGGTGTGGATCAACTTCAACGGCGAGGTCTACAACTACGTGGAGCTGCGGGCCGAGCTGTCCGACTACCCGTACACCAGCCGCACCGACACCGAGGTGGTGCTGGCCGCGTACCTGCGGTGGGGCGAGGCGTGCCTGGACCGCCTGGTGGGGATGTTCGCCTTCGCCATATGGGACGAGCGGTCCCGGACGCTGTTCGCGGCCCGGGACCGGTTCGGCGTGAAGCCGTTCCACTACGCGGTGGAACCGGACGGGACGCTGCTCTACGCCAGCGAGATCAAGGCCCTGCACGCGGCGGGGGTCCCGGCTCGCCCGGACCAGGCCTCGTGGGCCACGTATCTGACGTTCGGGCTGTCCGACCACGGCGAACGGACCTTCTGGGACGGCGTCCGGTCGCTTCCTCCGGGCCACGCGCTGCGCTGGAAGGACGGTCGCCTCACGGTGTGGCGCTGGTACGACCTGGCCGAGCGATCGGGACTCGAGATCGACCGCCGGGACGAGCACGTGGTGGCCGACGAGTACCTCGAGCTGCTCCGGGAGAGCGTGCGCCTGCGGTTCCGCTCCGACGTCCCCGTGGGCATCAACCTGTCCGGCGGCGTGGACTCCTCGACCCTGCTCGGCCTGGTCCAGCAGGTCCAGGGCGCGGACAGCGACGTGGCCGCGTTCACCTTCGTGACGGGGGACGACCGGTACGACGAGCTGCCCTGGGTGGAGCGGATGCTCGAGCGGACCAGGCACCCATCCGTGGTGTGCCGGTTGGACCCCGGGGCCGTCCCGGAGCTGGCCCGATCGGTGATGGTGGCCGAGGACGAGCCGTTCGGCGGGATGCCGACGATCGCGTACGCCCTGCTGTTCGAGGAGGCCCGGGCCCGCGGGGTGACCGTCCTGCTGGACGGCCAGGGCCTGGACGAGCAGTGGGCCGGCTACGAGTACTACGGGCAGCTCTCGGACGGCCCTGGCGCATCGGGCCAGGACGGCTCGGGCCGGAGGGACGGGCACGCGACGGGACCGGTCCAGGCCGGCGGCGACCGGGCCCTGCGGCCGGGGTGCGCCACCGAGGAGTTCCAGGCCCTGGCCCGTTCGGTCGAGCCCCCGACGCCCTTCCCCGACGCCATGCGGAACCGGCAGTACCTGGACGCGACCATCGCCAAGATCCCGCGGGCCCTCCGGTTCAACGACCGCGTCTCCATGCGAGTGTCCCGGGAGCTCCGGGAGCCCTTCCTGGACCACCGGCTGTTCGAGCTGGCGATGCGGCAGCCCGCCGACCGCAAGGTCCGGAACGGCACCCACAAGGCCCTGCTCCGCGACATCGCCGCGCGGCTGGTTCCGGCGGGGGTGGCCGAGGCGCCGAAACGGCCCGTGCAGACCCCGCAGCGGGAGTGGCTTCGGGGCCCGCTCCGCGACTGGGCCGGCCAGTTCATCGACGTGGCGCTTGCCGCGTACGGCGGCGCGTGGCTGGACGCCGACGGGGTCCGGGAGGCATGGCGCGCGTACGCGGCGGGGGAGGAGCGGAGCAGCTTCCACGTGTGGCAGTGGGTGAGCCTCGGCCTGTGGCACGACGCCGTGCTCGTCCCGCGGGCCCGCCAGGCGGTGCCGTCGTGA